A stretch of Acidobacteriota bacterium DNA encodes these proteins:
- a CDS encoding YajQ family cyclic di-GMP-binding protein, with translation MAAQASFDITSKVDLQEVDNAINQAKKELAQRYDFKGSKSTIELKAKENLIELVADDNFKMEAVWEIVLTRLIRRGVPTKNLKPGDIEPIGGALVKRKVELQQGISSDAARDITKFVKEQKLKKIQVTIQGDQLRVTSSSKDELQNAIQILRAQDFGVELQFGNFRD, from the coding sequence ATGGCTGCCCAGGCATCATTCGACATCACCTCAAAGGTTGACCTCCAGGAAGTTGACAACGCCATCAACCAGGCGAAGAAGGAACTCGCCCAGCGCTACGACTTCAAAGGGTCGAAGTCCACGATCGAGCTGAAGGCCAAAGAGAACCTGATCGAGCTGGTTGCCGACGACAACTTCAAGATGGAGGCGGTCTGGGAGATCGTGCTGACCCGCCTGATTCGCCGGGGCGTTCCCACCAAGAACCTGAAGCCCGGCGACATTGAGCCCATCGGTGGCGCGCTCGTCAAGCGCAAGGTGGAGCTGCAGCAGGGCATCAGCTCGGATGCAGCCCGCGACATCACCAAGTTCGTGAAGGAACAGAAGCTGAAGAAGATTCAGGTCACCATCCAAGGCGACCAACTGCGCGTGACCTCGTCCTCAAAGGACGAGTTGCAGAACGCCATCCAAATCCTGCGGGCGCAGG
- a CDS encoding DEAD/DEAH box helicase yields MSSKEKDPDTSTPSPSGFAALGLVDALVKAVAALGYEEATPIQREAIPVLLSGRDIIGQAGTGTGKTAAFALPLLHRLIETPAEKKGAVRAMILVPTRELAMQVAEAIHKYAKKTTLAVVPLYGGAPMDQQIRALRRGVDIVVATPGRALDHLRRKTLDLTSLEILVLDEADEMLDMGFAEDLEAILTSTPETRQTALFAATMAPRIASIAERHLRKPERITIKAEKRAPGKMPLVRQVAYMVSRQQKGFALGRILEFEDPTSAIVFCRTRIEVDELTDTLKSHGYGAQALHGGLDQRQRDRVMQLFRTGKSDVLVATDVAARGLDIDHVSHVINYDIPTAPEVYIHRIGRTGRIGREGVAITLVDPREQRTLRYIETLIKQKIEIGTLPTLAALKAKRLDTTRAALVTRIAAGDLDETRALVQSLAEDFEMVDIAAAALAMFQAESDSPTAKAADTEIPPPPPSRPARTYGAPSSRPYGAASSDRPRPYGTKTYGDKPYGDKPYAAKSYPAKASAAPDDAAEAVSDRPRPPRDRADRADRADRGDSGGSRVVLAFSVGKDDGVRPADLVGAITGEAGITSRDLGAIRINDQFSTVEVSEALATKVVKAMKGKTVRGEKVDVKPMG; encoded by the coding sequence GTGAGTAGCAAAGAGAAAGATCCCGATACCTCTACCCCTTCCCCTTCTGGTTTTGCCGCCCTTGGGCTTGTTGACGCACTCGTCAAGGCTGTCGCCGCCCTCGGATACGAAGAAGCCACCCCGATTCAGCGCGAAGCCATTCCGGTCCTGCTGTCGGGCCGCGACATCATCGGCCAGGCCGGCACCGGCACAGGCAAGACGGCGGCGTTTGCGCTGCCCCTGCTGCACCGGCTGATCGAAACGCCCGCCGAGAAGAAGGGCGCCGTGCGCGCCATGATTCTTGTGCCGACCCGCGAATTGGCCATGCAGGTGGCTGAGGCCATCCACAAGTACGCGAAGAAGACGACCCTGGCGGTGGTGCCTTTGTACGGCGGCGCGCCGATGGATCAGCAGATTCGCGCCCTCCGTCGCGGTGTGGACATCGTGGTGGCCACGCCCGGCCGCGCGCTCGATCACCTTCGACGCAAGACGCTCGACCTGACGTCGCTTGAAATTCTTGTGCTCGACGAAGCCGACGAGATGCTGGACATGGGCTTCGCCGAAGACCTTGAAGCCATCCTGACGTCCACGCCTGAAACGCGGCAGACGGCATTGTTTGCGGCCACGATGGCGCCGCGGATCGCGTCGATTGCCGAGCGCCACCTGCGCAAGCCGGAGCGCATCACGATCAAGGCCGAAAAGCGCGCCCCGGGCAAGATGCCGCTCGTGCGGCAGGTAGCCTACATGGTGTCGCGCCAGCAGAAGGGCTTTGCGCTGGGCCGCATCCTGGAGTTTGAAGATCCGACGTCGGCCATCGTGTTCTGCCGCACGCGCATCGAGGTGGACGAACTGACCGACACGCTCAAGTCACACGGCTACGGCGCACAGGCGCTGCACGGTGGCCTCGATCAGCGACAGCGCGATCGCGTCATGCAACTGTTCCGCACCGGCAAGTCCGACGTGCTGGTGGCGACCGACGTCGCCGCGCGCGGCCTGGACATCGATCACGTGTCGCATGTCATCAACTACGACATTCCCACGGCGCCAGAGGTCTACATCCACCGCATCGGCCGCACGGGACGAATCGGGCGCGAAGGTGTGGCCATCACGCTCGTGGACCCGCGCGAACAACGCACGCTCCGCTACATCGAGACGCTGATCAAGCAGAAGATCGAGATCGGCACACTGCCGACCCTGGCGGCACTCAAGGCCAAGCGGCTGGACACCACCCGCGCAGCGCTCGTCACGCGCATTGCGGCCGGCGACCTCGACGAGACGCGCGCACTCGTGCAGTCACTGGCTGAAGACTTCGAGATGGTGGACATCGCGGCGGCCGCGCTTGCGATGTTCCAGGCTGAGTCAGATTCGCCGACGGCCAAGGCCGCCGACACCGAGATTCCACCGCCGCCTCCGTCCCGGCCGGCGCGCACGTACGGCGCCCCTTCGTCGCGTCCTTACGGCGCGGCGTCTTCGGACCGGCCCAGGCCGTATGGCACGAAGACCTACGGCGATAAGCCTTACGGCGACAAGCCCTACGCCGCCAAGTCCTATCCAGCCAAAGCGAGCGCTGCACCAGACGACGCGGCAGAGGCGGTAAGCGATCGCCCGCGGCCGCCGCGCGACCGCGCAGACCGCGCAGACCGCGCAGACCGCGGTGATAGCGGCGGCAGTCGTGTCGTCCTCGCCTTCAGCGTCGGAAAAGACGATGGGGTGCGACCGGCCGATTTGGTGGGCGCAATCACCGGCGAGGCCGGGATCACCTCACGCGACCTCGGCGCCATCCGCATCAACGACCAGTTCTCGACCGTGGAGGTCTCGGAAGCCCTGGCGACAAAGGTCGTCAAAGCCATGAAGGGCAAGACCGTGCGCGGCGAGAAGGTGGACGTCAAGCCCATGGGCTAA
- a CDS encoding ABC transporter ATP-binding protein: MLHTRHLCRHYPMGGTIVKALDDLTLDVAEGEFVALVGTSGSGKSTLLNLIGGLDQPSAGSLEVRGRDLARMTRDELSLHRRNTVGMIFQSFNLVPSMTAVENIALSLMFAGVPRAERDQRASALLEAMGLGGRQRHRPKELSGGEQQRVAVARALANQPPLLLADEPTGNLDSRTSREIMDLIRTLNERDGKTIILVTHDAALASTYARRTVTLLDGHVISDTAAELERA, translated from the coding sequence GCACCATCGTGAAGGCTCTCGATGACCTGACGCTGGACGTCGCCGAAGGCGAATTCGTGGCGCTGGTCGGCACATCGGGATCGGGCAAGTCCACCCTGCTGAATCTCATCGGCGGACTCGACCAGCCCAGTGCCGGATCCCTTGAGGTGCGAGGCCGCGATCTGGCGCGCATGACCCGCGACGAACTCAGCCTGCATCGGCGCAACACCGTCGGCATGATCTTCCAGTCGTTCAACCTGGTGCCGTCCATGACCGCCGTGGAGAACATCGCGCTGTCGCTGATGTTCGCCGGCGTGCCTCGAGCCGAACGCGATCAGCGCGCGTCGGCGTTGCTCGAAGCGATGGGACTTGGAGGGCGTCAACGCCACCGGCCGAAGGAACTCTCAGGCGGCGAACAACAACGGGTCGCTGTTGCGCGCGCGTTGGCCAACCAGCCACCGCTTCTGCTCGCCGACGAACCGACGGGCAACCTCGACAGCCGCACCTCACGTGAAATCATGGATTTGATCCGAACGTTGAACGAGCGCGACGGCAAAACCATCATCCTCGTCACCCACGACGCCGCGCTCGCATCGACCTACGCACGCCGCACAGTCACGCTTCTGGACGGGCACGTGATCTCTGATACCGCTGCCGAATTGGAGCGGGCATGA
- a CDS encoding ABC transporter permease, with the protein MTFTDTLLLAFRNLRQSRLRTSLTTLGVAIGIASLAGMVSLGVGLQEQVVGRLTQSGVFDSITVTSGRANIPGLGGMGRGRAAGRGGQGGQGSTTPTTPAAPLDDAAVARFAALSHVRDAYPTLRIPMSYKYDGRTNAALAAGIPESSRGEGAFQSITHGTFFPDATGASVMLTLEMAQQLNADAPASLVGQTLELSYADSAPNAGGTPEFVAGVQVTRVSLPFTIVGIVERDPAPGANLGLSAVMIPLEQAKAINARAIANPQAFLQGAAPQTRRYTGVTVRVNSAANTQDVQDQIKAMGFTAFSLNDALQGAKRAFLLLDILLALVGSIALAVSSLGIVNTMVMSILERTREIGIMKAIGGSDRDVRGIFLVEAATIGLIGGVAGIVLGWGVGRLINIGANIYIERQGGTAGDLFSLPWWLILGAMAFALVVSLVAGSYPARRAARLDPIQALRHE; encoded by the coding sequence ATGACGTTCACCGACACCCTCTTGCTCGCATTCAGGAACCTGCGTCAGTCACGGCTGCGCACGAGCCTCACCACGCTTGGCGTGGCGATTGGGATCGCGTCACTCGCTGGCATGGTCTCACTCGGCGTGGGGTTACAGGAGCAGGTGGTCGGCCGGCTCACCCAGTCCGGCGTGTTCGACAGCATTACGGTGACCTCGGGCCGCGCGAACATACCTGGCTTGGGCGGGATGGGTCGCGGACGCGCCGCCGGCCGTGGCGGACAAGGTGGCCAGGGCAGCACGACCCCCACAACACCCGCCGCTCCACTCGACGACGCGGCGGTTGCGCGGTTCGCCGCGCTCTCCCATGTGCGCGACGCCTACCCCACGCTGCGCATCCCGATGTCCTACAAGTACGACGGACGCACAAACGCGGCGCTGGCCGCGGGCATTCCGGAATCGTCACGTGGTGAAGGCGCGTTCCAGTCGATCACCCACGGAACGTTTTTCCCTGACGCCACAGGCGCGTCCGTGATGCTCACCCTTGAAATGGCCCAGCAACTGAATGCTGATGCCCCGGCGTCACTGGTGGGCCAGACACTCGAGTTGTCGTACGCCGACAGCGCACCCAATGCCGGAGGCACACCGGAGTTTGTGGCCGGTGTCCAGGTCACACGCGTCAGCCTGCCGTTCACCATCGTCGGCATCGTTGAGCGCGATCCCGCGCCGGGCGCCAACCTGGGCCTGTCCGCCGTCATGATCCCCCTCGAGCAGGCCAAGGCGATTAATGCCCGCGCCATCGCGAACCCGCAAGCCTTCCTCCAGGGCGCGGCGCCCCAGACACGTCGCTACACCGGTGTCACGGTACGCGTGAACTCCGCGGCGAACACCCAGGATGTGCAGGATCAGATCAAGGCGATGGGATTCACGGCGTTCTCGCTGAACGATGCGCTGCAAGGCGCCAAACGCGCGTTCCTGCTGCTCGACATCCTGCTCGCACTCGTCGGGTCCATCGCGCTGGCTGTCTCGTCGCTCGGTATCGTCAACACGATGGTCATGTCGATTCTCGAGCGCACGCGTGAAATCGGCATCATGAAAGCCATCGGCGGCAGCGACCGCGACGTGCGCGGCATCTTCCTGGTTGAAGCCGCGACCATTGGCCTCATCGGCGGCGTGGCCGGCATCGTGCTCGGCTGGGGCGTGGGCCGGCTCATCAACATCGGCGCGAATATCTACATCGAACGACAAGGCGGCACCGCCGGCGACCTGTTTTCTCTCCCCTGGTGGCTGATCCTGGGCGCCATGGCCTTCGCGCTGGTCGTCAGCCTTGTCGCCGGGAGCTACCCAGCCCGGCGCGCGGCCCGGTTGGACCCCATTCAGGCCCTCAGGCACGAATAG